The following coding sequences are from one Microbacterium sp. SORGH_AS_0969 window:
- a CDS encoding ABC transporter permease subunit, whose translation MSDRRRRIPASLIAGAIMLAVLVVIAVVAPIVWGASATTVTADTRMPPSPAHLLGTDDLGRDVLARTLVATRLTLLMATAATIGSVVLGVLIGGLIWVGSRRVRDVVLRIVDSTVAFPSLILALVIAAILGAGTVPAIIAITLAGVPSFARITSNMTGSVATRDFVGTARLLGVPRLRLFSRHLLPNISGPLLVLIASSFALTLLDISSLSFVGLGVQSPEFDWGRLLNEGLPAVYSQPMQVVGPSVMLVFTGVAAMLTGDGLAIWLDPRSSRTSRASAARRTPRGTSVHTDALVEVRALTVTAPSGKTLVGGISFEIGAGEILGLVGESGSGKSMTAMSLARLQADGVRVDAEVLRLGDLDLLSNKHRSRLAREVGLVYQDPGSTFNPALRMGAQLTEVARVHLGLSRRAARDRLRDGLGEMRIREPRTVMGQHPFQLSGGMLQRARRSPARW comes from the coding sequence ATGTCTGACCGCCGACGCCGGATCCCGGCATCCCTCATCGCCGGCGCGATCATGCTCGCCGTGCTCGTCGTCATCGCGGTCGTCGCCCCGATCGTCTGGGGAGCGAGCGCCACGACCGTCACGGCCGACACCCGGATGCCACCCTCGCCCGCGCACCTGCTCGGCACCGACGACCTCGGACGCGACGTGCTCGCCCGCACGCTCGTCGCCACGCGTCTGACCCTGCTCATGGCCACCGCGGCCACGATCGGATCGGTCGTCCTCGGAGTGCTCATCGGCGGACTGATCTGGGTGGGAAGCCGCCGGGTGCGCGACGTCGTGCTGCGCATCGTCGACTCGACCGTCGCGTTCCCCTCGCTGATCCTCGCGCTCGTGATCGCGGCGATCCTCGGCGCCGGCACCGTTCCGGCGATCATCGCGATCACCCTCGCCGGCGTCCCGAGCTTCGCGCGCATCACCTCGAACATGACCGGTTCCGTCGCGACGCGCGACTTCGTCGGCACCGCTCGTCTGCTCGGCGTCCCCCGCCTGCGTCTGTTCAGCCGGCACCTGCTGCCGAACATCTCGGGCCCGCTCCTCGTGCTCATCGCGTCGAGCTTCGCCCTGACCCTGCTCGACATCTCGAGCCTGTCGTTCGTCGGCCTCGGCGTGCAGAGCCCCGAGTTCGACTGGGGGCGTCTGCTCAACGAGGGCCTCCCCGCCGTGTACTCGCAGCCGATGCAGGTCGTCGGCCCCTCCGTCATGCTCGTCTTCACCGGCGTCGCGGCGATGCTCACCGGCGACGGCCTCGCGATCTGGCTCGACCCCCGCAGCTCGCGCACCTCACGTGCCTCCGCCGCACGTCGCACGCCCCGCGGAACCTCGGTGCACACCGACGCCCTCGTCGAGGTACGCGCGCTCACCGTGACCGCCCCGAGCGGCAAGACGCTCGTCGGCGGCATCTCGTTCGAGATCGGCGCAGGAGAGATCCTGGGGCTCGTCGGCGAGTCCGGTTCGGGCAAGTCGATGACGGCGATGTCCCTCGCGCGACTTCAGGCCGACGGGGTGCGAGTGGATGCCGAGGTCCTCCGCCTCGGCGACCTCGACCTCCTGTCGAACAAGCATCGTTCGCGCCTCGCGCGCGAGGTCGGCTTGGTCTACCAGGACCCGGGCTCGACCTTCAACCCGGCCCTACGGATGGGCGCGCAGCTGACCGAGGTCGCCCGCGTCCATCTCGGTCTCTCACGCCGCGCTGCCCG
- a CDS encoding ABC transporter permease — protein MSGVDLSVIAEAPAAPVRRRGGGSGWGAFALRRLGGLVLSLGLLVLLTFLIVPLIPGDPAIAILGPNASADAVAALRERLHLNDPLPVQFLDYLHGLITLDLGQSFRYNTPVTTTIATKLPYTATTAIGAILVVILVAIPVGMTIGVLTRSGRRPWLSVGFGTLAGFFASFPAYVAGTLLVVVFAIWLKVLPAGGAATSNAYILPIAALALGPTFAVARVVVQETYSVLHQDYMRTARGRRLSAARLYIRHALPNLMASTLTLTGLILASMLGGAIVIETVFSLPGLGLEVVQAIIFRDFPVIQGIVLTVGALAILINLVIDVVLGLIDPRTLGGPTHV, from the coding sequence ATGTCGGGCGTCGATCTCTCGGTGATCGCCGAGGCCCCCGCCGCACCGGTGCGCCGGCGGGGCGGGGGCAGCGGGTGGGGCGCGTTCGCCCTCCGCCGTCTCGGGGGCCTCGTGCTGTCGCTCGGGTTGTTGGTGCTCCTCACCTTTCTGATCGTCCCGTTGATCCCCGGTGACCCCGCGATCGCGATCCTCGGCCCCAACGCCTCGGCCGATGCCGTCGCGGCTCTCCGCGAGCGCCTTCACCTGAACGACCCTCTGCCGGTGCAGTTCCTCGACTACCTCCACGGTCTCATCACTCTCGACCTCGGCCAGAGCTTCCGCTACAACACCCCCGTCACCACGACCATCGCGACGAAGCTGCCCTACACGGCCACGACCGCGATCGGCGCGATCCTCGTCGTCATCCTCGTCGCCATCCCGGTCGGGATGACGATCGGCGTGCTCACCCGCAGTGGGCGTCGCCCGTGGCTGTCCGTCGGCTTCGGGACGCTCGCGGGCTTCTTCGCCTCGTTCCCCGCCTACGTCGCCGGCACCCTGCTGGTGGTCGTGTTCGCGATCTGGCTGAAGGTGCTCCCCGCGGGCGGGGCGGCGACGTCCAACGCCTACATCCTCCCGATCGCCGCTCTCGCTCTCGGCCCGACCTTCGCCGTCGCACGCGTGGTCGTGCAAGAGACCTACTCCGTCCTGCACCAGGACTACATGCGCACGGCCCGCGGCCGCCGACTGAGCGCGGCACGGCTCTACATCCGACACGCCCTGCCCAACCTCATGGCGAGCACCCTCACCCTGACCGGGCTCATCCTCGCGAGCATGCTCGGCGGCGCGATCGTCATCGAGACGGTGTTCAGCCTCCCGGGCCTCGGCCTCGAGGTCGTGCAGGCGATCATCTTCCGCGACTTCCCCGTCATCCAGGGGATCGTCCTCACGGTGGGCGCGCTCGCCATCCTCATCAACCTGGTGATCGATGTGGTCCTCGGCCTCATCGACCCGCGCACCCTGGGAGGACCCACCCATGTCTGA
- a CDS encoding amidase: protein MISSSISATELARKIRSGEVSAVEAAQHYLDRLDAVNPAVNAIVWIDRDDVLRRARESDDRIRRGDTSRPFEGVPMPIKDLVAVRDQPLTFSSMSVEERPAEANEVTVDLIEEAGFVLFGRSNSPEFGALTATENARHGKTRNPWNLDYTSGGSSGGASSAVAADIAPIANASDGGGSIRVPSAATGLVGLKPSRGRIPNDVRAWEHSTTEGAITRTIEDAAGVLDALARLDPLGWYSAPAPIRPYLEEIRTTGPRLRIGLLLEAPTGVDVHPENREAALVAARALESLGHHVTPVSPFLFSERATRGFADLVISASTWASPIEDADKLDTYIRYRYDRAASFHAGEYAEIAVLLQIETRRVNAQWGRDFDVLLTPTTAVPTPLVGSVYDEANNDPAGERLTEFSTISFTAFCNISGLPALSLPVHTGANGMPLGAQLVGAPYDEATLLRLGAELEPIFDWQHRQAPLARGVVLTGTTAD, encoded by the coding sequence ATGATCTCCTCCTCCATCTCCGCCACCGAGCTCGCCCGGAAGATCCGCTCCGGTGAGGTCTCGGCCGTCGAGGCTGCTCAGCACTACCTCGACCGTCTCGACGCGGTGAACCCCGCCGTGAACGCGATCGTGTGGATCGACCGCGACGACGTCCTCCGCCGCGCGCGCGAGTCCGACGACCGCATCCGCCGCGGTGACACCTCCCGACCGTTCGAGGGGGTGCCCATGCCGATCAAAGACCTGGTCGCCGTCCGTGACCAGCCCCTCACCTTCTCGTCGATGTCGGTCGAGGAGCGCCCCGCCGAGGCGAACGAGGTCACCGTCGATCTCATCGAAGAGGCCGGCTTCGTGCTGTTCGGCCGGTCGAACAGCCCCGAGTTCGGGGCGCTGACCGCGACCGAGAACGCCCGTCACGGCAAGACCCGCAACCCGTGGAACCTCGACTACACCTCGGGCGGCTCGTCAGGAGGCGCGTCGTCCGCCGTCGCGGCCGACATCGCGCCGATCGCCAACGCCTCGGACGGCGGCGGGTCGATCCGCGTGCCGTCCGCGGCCACCGGCCTCGTCGGGCTGAAGCCGAGCCGCGGCCGCATTCCCAATGACGTGCGCGCGTGGGAGCACTCCACCACCGAGGGCGCGATCACGCGCACGATCGAAGACGCCGCGGGGGTGCTCGACGCGCTCGCCCGCCTCGACCCGCTCGGGTGGTACTCGGCGCCCGCGCCCATCCGGCCCTATCTCGAAGAGATCCGCACCACCGGACCCCGCCTTCGCATCGGCCTGCTCCTCGAGGCACCCACCGGCGTCGACGTGCACCCCGAGAATCGCGAGGCGGCTCTGGTGGCCGCGCGAGCGCTCGAGAGCCTCGGCCACCATGTCACGCCCGTCTCGCCGTTCCTCTTCTCGGAGCGCGCCACCCGCGGATTCGCCGACCTCGTCATCAGTGCCTCGACCTGGGCCTCGCCCATCGAGGATGCCGACAAGCTCGACACCTACATCCGGTACCGCTACGACCGGGCGGCATCGTTCCACGCGGGAGAGTACGCCGAGATCGCCGTCCTGCTGCAGATCGAGACCCGCCGGGTGAACGCCCAGTGGGGTCGCGACTTCGATGTGCTGCTCACCCCGACCACTGCCGTCCCCACTCCCCTGGTCGGCTCTGTCTATGACGAGGCGAACAACGACCCCGCGGGCGAGCGGCTCACCGAGTTCTCGACGATCTCGTTCACCGCGTTCTGCAACATCTCGGGCCTCCCGGCACTCTCGCTGCCCGTGCACACGGGAGCGAACGGGATGCCGCTGGGTGCCCAGCTCGTGGGGGCGCCCTACGACGAGGCCACGCTGCTCCGCCTCGGCGCCGAGCTCGAGCCGATCTTCGACTGGCAGCACCGCCAGGCTCCTCTCGCCCGCGGTGTCGTCCTGACCGGGACCACGGCGGACTGA
- a CDS encoding ABC transporter substrate-binding protein, which translates to MKTRHGVIAATLALTVAFATAGCTTTGGDATATYTDTIRTTIDIPATFDPTLATSLPDFLLARSSYDTLVRRDASGLVPGLATKWTSTPTQAVFTIRADATCSDGTKITPTIVKNSLDYFARPASGSTQVVYTFGPGNTPTITADDAAGTVTVDIANPWPYMVDAMSVASSGIICPAGLADPAGLAAGTVKGSESGPYTLKTFQPGVSYDYTLRGDYSAWPAWTSSVTGSPATNLTYTVSPDSTATANLILGGQLDIGKIQATTRDRFQGQTGYTVTVNPFSDSYLIFNEREGSPFTDEGLRKGVIQAIDRSMFGNVTSQDTGTVLTSLGADSVSCVSGSNIDIPSQDVAAATAALSGTKIRLVAPTIIGPAGAGNEYIAEALRAAGAEVDLTNTDVGSWITTVAAKPGDWDMTVFADLNFLGSLASPLLNLTGPTLEGGGTNFGAVANTGAETSFAAANSATDETARCAALDETVQALVSRSDTLPLLNDAFIYASRPGFTVQMLGGALDDPLFRISK; encoded by the coding sequence GACCATCGACATCCCGGCCACCTTCGACCCGACGCTGGCCACCTCGCTCCCGGACTTCCTGCTCGCGCGCAGCTCCTACGACACCCTCGTACGCCGCGACGCGAGCGGTCTGGTGCCCGGTCTCGCGACGAAATGGACGTCGACCCCGACGCAGGCCGTCTTCACGATCCGAGCGGATGCCACGTGCTCCGACGGCACGAAGATCACGCCGACGATCGTCAAGAACTCCCTCGACTACTTCGCCCGGCCCGCCAGCGGTTCGACGCAGGTCGTCTACACGTTCGGCCCCGGCAACACCCCGACCATCACCGCGGACGACGCCGCCGGCACGGTCACGGTCGACATCGCCAACCCGTGGCCGTACATGGTCGACGCGATGTCGGTCGCGAGCAGCGGCATCATCTGCCCCGCCGGCCTCGCCGACCCCGCCGGTCTCGCCGCGGGCACGGTGAAGGGCAGCGAGTCGGGTCCGTACACGCTGAAGACCTTCCAGCCCGGGGTGAGCTACGACTACACGCTGCGTGGCGACTACTCGGCGTGGCCGGCCTGGACCAGCTCGGTCACCGGCTCTCCCGCGACGAACCTCACCTACACGGTGTCGCCCGATTCCACCGCCACGGCGAACCTCATCCTCGGCGGTCAGCTCGACATCGGCAAGATCCAGGCAACGACCCGCGACCGGTTCCAGGGCCAGACGGGTTACACCGTCACCGTCAACCCGTTCTCGGACAGCTACCTCATCTTCAACGAGCGCGAAGGGAGCCCCTTCACCGACGAGGGACTGCGGAAGGGCGTCATCCAGGCGATCGATCGCTCCATGTTCGGCAACGTCACCTCGCAGGACACGGGCACGGTGCTCACCTCCCTCGGAGCCGACAGCGTCTCGTGCGTCAGCGGCTCGAACATCGACATCCCCTCGCAGGACGTGGCCGCTGCCACCGCGGCGCTGTCGGGCACGAAGATCCGCCTCGTGGCACCGACGATCATCGGCCCGGCCGGTGCCGGCAACGAGTACATCGCCGAAGCGCTGCGTGCCGCAGGCGCCGAGGTCGACCTCACCAACACCGATGTCGGCAGCTGGATCACCACGGTCGCCGCCAAGCCCGGCGACTGGGACATGACGGTCTTCGCCGACCTCAACTTCCTCGGCTCGCTCGCGAGCCCCCTGCTGAACCTCACCGGTCCCACGCTCGAGGGGGGCGGCACGAACTTCGGCGCGGTCGCCAACACCGGCGCCGAGACGAGCTTCGCCGCCGCCAACAGCGCGACCGACGAGACCGCACGCTGCGCCGCCCTCGACGAGACGGTCCAGGCGCTGGTCAGCCGCTCCGACACGCTGCCGCTGCTCAACGACGCGTTCATCTACGCCTCGCGTCCCGGCTTCACCGTGCAGATGCTCGGCGGAGCGCTCGACGACCCCCTCTTCCGTATCTCGAAGTAA